AACAAAGGCCTGAAACCAGACTCCAAAAAGGTCCGAGAAAAACAAGAAATGCCAGAGCCAGAGGACAAAGCAGCACTTCAGAGGTTCATGGGAATGaaaaaaatcaaatctagaatcggcttcctatttcgcaataaagcatccttcactcatgctaccaaacatacataacaaactgactatcctaccgatccttgacttcggcgatgtcatatacaaaatagcctccaacactctactcagcaaattggatgcagtctatcacagtgccatccattttgtcaccaaagccccatatactacccaccactgcgacctgtatgctctcaatGGCTGGACCTCGCTTCAAAttcgtcgccaaatccactggctccgggtcatctataagtctttgctaggtaaagccccgccttatctcagctcattggtcaccatagcagcacccacccgtagcacgtcctccagcaggtatattccactggtcacccccaaagcctattcctcctttggccgcctttccttccagttctctgctgccaatgactggaactaatttctaaaatcactgaagctggagactcatatctccctcattaactttaagcattagctatcagagcagctcacagatcattgcacctgtacatagcccatctgtaaatagcccatccaactaccacatccccatattgttaattttttgttgttgctcctttcaccccagtatctctacttgtacattcatcttctgcgcatctatcactccagtgtttaatcactaaattgtaattacttcgccactacggcctatttattgccttacgtccctaatcttacttcatttgcacacactgtatatagacttttctattgtgttattgactgtacgtttgtttattccatgtttaactgtgttttttttgtcacacagctttgctttatcttggccaggttgcagttgtaaatgagaactgttctcaactggcctacctggttaaataaagttgaaataaattaaaaattaaaaagatAAGTTGATTTCAGTGTTTATATTGTTGCTTTCCGCTGTCTGTTTTGGTGTTGTTGGGGCTGGAGAACACACAGATGAGTAGTTTTCTTCCAGGCTGACACTTTTCACGTTCTCTTTCCACAGGATAAGGGAAGTCCATTTTGGTTTCGGAGTGTCTCTCTGGGTGTGTGGTTTCATGTGTTTTTAACAGGTGTCTCTGGTTCCTTCTGTAGATTCTCTCGTTTGGTGTTTGTACTATGTATGAGCTTGGCCGGTCATGTTTTCCAAGTACAATTGCTGGTTGCCATTTGTTGTCTTGTCTGATCCTGACTAATTTTCCTTCCTTCATCACCAAAATCTTACGTGTGCCTTGGTCAAAATAGTGTTTTTGTCTCTGTTGTCTGCTTGTGAGACGGCTCTTGACATGCTGATAGAGTCCTGGCTTTAATAATCTCTTTGATGTTGGAATCTTTGTCTTCGGCCTTCTTCCCATTAGTAGTTGTGCATGAGAGAGACCTACTCCATCCAGGGGTGTGTTTCTGTATTCAAGGAGAGCTATGTAAAGATCTCCGTTGCTGTCTTGTGCTTTTTTCAAAAGGTTCTTCACAGTCTGAACTGCTCTCTCAGCTTGGCCGTTTGACTGTGGAAATCTAGGGCTCGACGTGACATGTTTGAACTCCCAGCTGGTAGAGAACTTTGACATTTCTTGACTCACCAGCTGTCTTCCATTGTCGGAGCACAAAACATCAGGCACCCCCATGCCTTGCGAAGATCAACTTTAGTGCTGTAATGATGTGTTTACATGTTGTCCTACTGAGCTTGGAGATTTCTGGGTATTTTGAATAGTAATCCACACATAGTAGATATTCTGTGTCATTGTAGTGGAAGAGGTCCACCCAACTTTGGCTCAAACTCGCTCTGGGACTGGATGAGACATGAGCGGCTCTCtttggttgttgtttgtgtttgttgcagactgcacattttgttacaacaTCTTCAATCTATTTAGCCATGCCTGTCCAGAACTGAACGTCCCTTACATTTTACGATTCCCATTCCATTTTACGATTGTGCTTCATGGATTTTTTCCATAATTTCTTCTCTCATTTTCTGAGTAACGACAAGTTTTGAACTTTTGAACAGCAGTCCTTCTGAGTATGTCAAATCCTCTTTGAAGGTCCATTAGTGCtgtattttctttgcaactttccCTGTCGTGTCtggctagggttgcacattttggggaatattcagaggtggaaactttccgtgggaatatatgggaattaacaggaatattggtgaattaacggaaatatgcaaattaatattaataccattaaatgtagatgttttttgcattggatatgtttaccatatcatatggagacagaaacattttACCTtgtcataagtagacataattgcaaattattaaatccttccaatagaaacaaaaatgtacttgaatttttttaacctttaattaaatgagttgactattcccatgggatgatttcactgaacaacaaaagaaagggattattgaatgatccccaatgatccatcgcatctcccaaaaacgttttcaacatatctgtaaaatgatagtctagaaactaaagcttagGTTgacttcctctcaggcttccatgtatTGGCATtggatggcattgtctccttcAATCTGTGCAATGTCTactcaggagtttcaggctgctttaccactctctcccaaaatacatcatccaggaggatcctcttgatggggctgtccatatcggcagactgtgatatggccatttcttggagactccttcccctccaggagactgtcaaacatgatgacaaccaccccaacgggtgttgctgggcagcttcaatgtggtgctcttattcttctcactttgcttggtgaggtagatttctgctataacttgatgacccttcacatacctaaccatttccttggttctcttgtagagtgtatccattgttttcagtgccatgatgtccttgaggagcagattcaatgcatgagcagcacagccaatgggtgtgatgtgagggtaggactcctagactttagaccaagcagccttcatgttcgcagcattgtctgtcacaaGTACAAAtatcttctgtggtccaaggtcattgatgactgccttcagctcatttGCAATGTAgtgaccggtgtgtctgttgtcccttgtgtctgtactcttgtagaatactggttgaggggtggagatgatgtagttaattattccttgcccacgaacattctaccacccatcagagatgattgcaatacagtctgctttctctgattttcttgaccttcacttgaactctgttgaactctgcatccagaaaatgagtagataaagcatgtctgtcaatcagcctacaccacggtgcacacacattgttactatgacaactagcgtagccatgtcagcaaatcactgctgtctgaacacatacTGCAGTTCACTTTGTGAACAAGGGTTTTGGCATAGCCAGTCTCACACTTAATACTGTAACTTAATGTTATAAAAAAATAGTCTAGAGACCCCTGGTGATGAACTAGGCTCAGGGTACTTCTCATGAGAGATAACGTCAGGTCTGGCATTCTATCACACAATGTGATATCTAATGGCTTTCTACCTCGATTTATAACAAACAGGAACATATTTCTCATCCTTGAATTCAATGGCAAGGCACTCACTAATAATACATGTGCAAATGGGGGAGTCTAATAGGCACTGCTAGCAGTAAGGAAACAAAGTGAATGTCATTTTTATTGcagcaagaacagatcaaacaAATATATGTGGTGGTTTGGGTCAGAGGTGACACAAAATTAAACAAGTGGCTGAGTCACAGTTGTGACCCACAGCCCTAAACCATCACGGAGGTCAAACTGAGGTCTCCATCCACCTCCAGGACGTTGACCTGCTGGAGGAGGGTGTGGCGGTGTTTGTAGGTGCTCGTCTGATTCCCGTTGACCACTATCTTGTAGCACTGAGCCTCACAGGAAATAGACAGCTGAAAATACAGCCTTATTAGTACTCAGTCTctgatatagagagagaaacagtccgGAATCTTTAAAGTGGATCATCTCTCTAATCAGACTCATGCCAGTCTGAGTGACTAAACCATCAAGGAACTCTGTATAAGGAAAGGGCTTGAGTGGCATGCTTGGTGCTGAAACAATAAATAATTATTCATCCTTGAAACTAAGAAGGTGTACAAGCTGCTTCGTATTCATGGTGGGTAGTTACCGTGAAGGCCTGGCCCCTGTGGAAGGGCATTCCACCAGAGCGCTCCTCCTTTCCCCATTGGTCCCTCAGCTTGCTGTTGCGTACCACTAGGGTCTCGTCAAATCGGGGGTTGTAGTGCAGCACTATCTCAGAGTTGCAGAGTAGGTTAACATTAAACCTATTGTCAAGGAGAAAAGGATAAGATCAGTGTTGTGGAGAAACCATGACAGGAGAACTGCTATAGTTGCCCCCTCCAGGATGTTTTGTGAGCCTACCTCTTTCTAAGCCAAGGGGTCATTGACACACACTTTCAATAACATGCAAATGAGGTGAACTAGAATTGCTAAAGTTCTTCTATACTTTTTTTTCTAAGGGGAACAACATTAAAAGATATCAAATCATAGTATAATTGTGCTTATAACTCCAGGGGAAGTGAATGTCTCACTGTGGTTCCCCTTTACTGTAAAGACAATAAGGCAGGATCAGACCTATTGGCATTGGGTTTAACCACTCCCTGGATGTTGATGGTGCGTCCAGGGTGGAGTCCACCATTGATCATGTTCTTGTATGGAACAGCCTGGATGAAAATTGAAGATTTGAATAAATCACTCATTATGACCAACAGACATTGATGTGATACAGTAAGTAGAAGGTCATTTACAAAGAATGGTGGCTGGACATATGGAGGAGGAGCCTGTGAGGAGCAACAGGAGAGAGGGATCTTGACAGCATGTTGATTAATGTACTACACTTTCCTGTAAACAGGTTACTGTATATTTACTGTAGAAATCTGCCTAAAGACAATGACAGGGGTTATACTCACATAATGATAGTCACTGTACTGAATGAGGAAGTAGATCACTCTAAACTAAATATGAACTTTAGTGATCTTAAAATTCCCCATCACAGGCAATatcagtagtactgaacataaaACCAACATATAGAGACTGAAAGACAATGAAAGGAATACAAATCACAGATctgcccccaaaaaattattaatCCGATAACCAAGAAGTGGTTGGTCAATAAAGTATCATTATTGATACAGATGAACTTACTGGACATTCTGGTTGCGTGGGAAATCCCGGTTGAGCGGGAAATCCAGGGTGAGAAGGGAATCCCGGGTGAGAAGGGAATCCCGGTTGCGGCGGAAATCCTGGTTGCGGCGGAAATCCTGGTTGCGCCGGAAATCCCGGTTGCGCCGGAAATCCCGGATAAGAAGGGAATCCAGGTTGTGCCGGAAATCCCAGTTGCGCCGGAAATCCCGGTTGCGCCGGAAATCCCGGATAAGAAGGGAGTCCAGGTTGTGCCGGAAATCCTGGCTGTGCAGGAAAGGTGGGCTAAAAGAGATGAAATCACTTTAAAATCAGTTGAACTACCTTCAAATTCTCTGTACATCTAATTAATGTGTTAGGTACTACTCACTGCAGGGTTCTGGAAGGCGATGGAGGTCACCTCCACTTTTCCCTCGACTGAGATGGTGTCCACTGCGTCAAACGGAATACGGTGCTTAAAGGTCATGAAATGGTTCCCATTCGCATTCAACTGAAGGCAGAGAACAGAGAACGACAATGAGCAGTCATTATGGACCTGAGGACAGTGAGTATTCCAAGTTAACCCATGAATTGAAATCCATTTTAACTCCTTAACAGATTAGCATAAATTGAGTCACACTGTAAAATAGATCAAAAGAGAATAAAGATAGAATAACATAACATACAATTTCAAGAAAACAAGAGTGAACCACCATGTTAGATCATGAGTCACTGACTTCATTAAAATCATGGGGGAGCTCTGTAAGCATAATCTTTTACAATCATTCACACAGACGGAAAAGGTTATTGTGTAGTCggaatgtacagatgtaggatcttaatctgatcactcCTTTGATCACCTGATCACCTCYTATTCAAGGTTTTAAAAGAattttaaagtttgtaatttccctattaaaaatgtcagacttgatttgtcctcacgaaaaatgtattaacccaattaattataatccacataataattcacatttcttgttgctgcaggattattttggtttaaattaagatcctacatctctatACTCCATATACTATAGTATGGGAGGGTTTGGGTGACCTGGAAGCCGTCCCTCTGGACGGTGATCACGAGGCTGAAGTCAGAGCCATGCTGAAAGGGGGAATGCTGCTTCCGCTCCTCTGTCCCCCATCTGGACTGCTGCAAGGTGTTGGCCACCACATATCCAGGGTGACTGTCATATCGTGGGTTCAAGTGAAGGGCAATGTCCGCCCCTGCCCTAGAACCACACTGCAAATTCACATGGaacctgagcgagagagagagagaccgagagagagagaccgagagagagagagagagagagagagggggcgagggAGAGCATGTGGTTCCAGAGATGTTAATAACCTCTATGGGATTGGTGTCCCcccacgggatggttgagctaacgtgtgctaatgtgattagcatgacgttgtaagtaacaagaacatttcccaggacatagacatgtcttatatgggtagaaagcttaaattcttgttcatctaactgcactgtccaatttacagtagctattacagtgaaaaaataccatgctattgtttgaggagagtgcacagttatgtacttgaaaatgtatcaattgaccaattaaGCACAtgtgggcagacttgatacaacattttgaacagtaatgcaatggttcattggatcagtctaaaactttgcatatccactgctgccatctagtggccaaaatctaaaattGCACCTAGACTCCTAAGTTATTTATTGGCCTTTCtcttcaaagatgatggaacaaaaaagagaaaacgcatgtttttttcattgtattatcttttaccagatctaatgtgttatattcRCCTATATTAAATYCACATTTCCACAATCTRtaaagtgtttcctttcaaatggtatcaagaatatgcatatgcttgcttcaggtcctgagctacaggcagttagatttgggtatgtcattttaggtgaaaattgaaaaaaagggtctgatcGTTTTAAACAGTTCTCCAAACAAGTTTTAAATCTGCACAAAAAATGTGCAGTATGCATTATCTGGACTAGAACGCAACCCCtgaatctctggaagacaaagaATGAGGAAATGTGTTAACAAAGTTTATATCGGTGAGTGGTGACCCACCTGTCTGCCCCATGGTGAAGTTTCCCAGTAATAGTGATCGTCTTCCCCTCCTGCAGCCCACCTTGGATAGTGCCGGTGAAAGGGAGTCTCTGCGACAGATATTAAACAGAATCATTGATGATAAACTGAATAGAATAAATCAATTAAAAGAGCTATTACAGTGCATccagaccccttgcctttttccacattttgttacgttacagccttattctaaaatggattcaattaaatattttcctcatcactctacacacaacaccccataatgaataagtgaaaacaggttttaagaaatgcttgcaaatgtattaaaaatacacaacagaaataccttatttacataagtgttcagaccttttgctatgagactcgaaattaagctcaggtgcatcctgtttccattgagatgTGTTTCTacaagtccacctgtggcaaattcaattgattgaacatgatttgtaaaagcacacaactgtctatataagttccgacagttgacagtgcatgtcagagcaaaaaccaagccatgaggtcgaaggaattgtccgtagagctccgagacaggattgtgccgaggcacagatctggggaagggtcccaaaacattactgcagcattgagggtccccaagaacacagtggcctccatcattcttaaaatggaagaagtttggaaccaccaagactcctagagctggccgcccagccaaactgagcaatcgagggagaagggccttggtcagggaggtaaccaaaaacccaatggtcactctgacagagcttgacagtacctctgtggagatgggagaacctaccagaaggacaaccatctctgcagcaccaccaatcaggcctttatggtagagtggccagacggaagccactcctcagtaaaaaagYCACGtcagcttgcttggagtttgccaaaaggcacctaaaaaggactctcagaccatgagaaacaagattctctggtctgatgaagccaagattgaactctttggcctgagcgtcatgccaagcgtcatgtctggaggaaacctggtaccatccttacggtgaagcatggtggtggcagcctcatgctgtggggatgttttcagtggcagggactgggagactagtcaagatcgaaggaaagatgaacggcgcaaagtacagagagatcgtggcggagatctttgtaggctatactcggccttgtctcaggatggtaagttggtggttgaagatatccctctagtggtgtgggggctgtgctttggcaaagtgggtggggttatatccttcctgtttggccctgtccgggggtatcatcggatggggccacagtgtctcctgatccctcctgtctcagcctccagtatttatgctgcagtagtttgtgtgtcagggggctagggtcagtttgttatatctggagtacttcttcttatccggtgtcctgtgtgaattttagaattctctctctaattctctctctctttctttctctctttctttctcactcggaggacctaagccctaggaccatgcctcaggactacctggcctgatgactccttgctgtccccagtccccctggccatgctgctgctccagtttcaactgttctgcctgcggctatggaaccctgacctgttcaccggacatgctacctgtcccagacctgctgttttcaactctctagagaccgcaggagcagtagagatactcttaatgatcggctatgaaaagccaactgacatttactactctgctgacttgctgcaccctcgacaactactgtgattattattatttgaccatgctggtcatttatgaacatcttggccatgttctgttataatctccacccggcacagccagaagagaactggccacccctcatagcctggttcctctctaggtggagtttttcctagccaccgtgcttctacacttgcattgcttgctgtttggggttttaggctgggtttctgtacagcactttgagatatcagctgatgtaagaagggctatataaatacattttattttatttgatcattgatgaaagcctgctccagagcactcaggacctcagactggggtgacggttcaccttctaacaggacaatgaccctaagcacacagccaagacaatgcaggagtggcttcgggactagtctctgaatgtccttgagtggcccagccagagcccggacttgaactcgatctaacatctctagagagacctgaaaatagctgtgcagcgacgctccccatccaacttgacagagcttgagaggctttgcaaagaagaatgggggaaactcaaggctgtaatcgccgccgaaggtgcttcaacaaagtactgagtaaagggtctgaatacttatctaatttttttgcaaaaatgtctgaacctgtttttgcttcatcatgagggattgtatgtagattgctgggaaaaaacaacaattgaatcaatcttaggataaggctgtaatgtaacaaaattaggaaaaagtaaaggggtatcaatactgtatgtaggctagaGGCCATTGACTCTTTCCTCTTTACTACATCCCTTACTACTACCTGTATTGATAATTattagtatttttgggggggtgatttaaatattgactgggtctcatcaagctgcccactcaggaaaaaacatCAAACTGTAaacagtgcctgcaacctggatcaggttgtcagtcaacctaccagggtagttacaaacagcacaggaattaaatgatcaacatgtattgatcacattttttactaacgctgcagatatttgctttaaagcagtatccaaatccatgtgatgtagtgatcacaatataatagccatatctaggaaaactaaagttccaaaggctgggcctaatatagtgtataKGAGGTCYtacaataagttttgtagtgattcatatgttgatgatgtaaagaatatttgctggtttGTGGTGtctaatgaggagcaaccagatgctgcacttgacgcatttatgaaactacttattccagttattaATAAACACGCACCCATTATGAAAATGACTAAAAGCTGTtcaatccccttggattgatgaggaatttaaaaattgtaaggttgagagggatgaggcaaacggtatggcaattaagtctgacAGCCCAACTGATttgcaaacatactgcaaatgaAGAAATcacgtgactaaactaaataaactacactatgaaacaaagataaattatataatgaatgatagtaaaaagctttggggaaccttaaatgaaattttggggaaaATATCCAACTCCGCtccttcatttattgaatcagatggctcattcatcacaaagctcactgatattgccaactactttaatgactttttcattggcaagatcagcaaacttagggatg
The genomic region above belongs to Salvelinus sp. IW2-2015 linkage group LG4p, ASM291031v2, whole genome shotgun sequence and contains:
- the LOC111960714 gene encoding galectin-9B, with the protein product MSFYNQEPFHNPRLPFTGTIQGGLQEGKTITITGKLHHGADRFHVNLQCGSRAGADIALHLNPRYDSHPGYVVANTLQQSRWGTEERKQHSPFQHGSDFSLVITVQRDGFQLNANGNHFMTFKHRIPFDAVDTISVEGKVEVTSIAFQNPAPTFPAQPGFPAQPGLPSYPGFPAQPGFPAQLGFPAQPGFPSYPGFPAQPGFPAQPGFPPQPGFPPQPGFPSHPGFPSHPGFPAQPGFPTQPECPAVPYKNMINGGLHPGRTINIQGVVKPNANRFNVNLLCNSEIVLHYNPRFDETLVVRNSKLRDQWGKEERSGGMPFHRGQAFTLSISCEAQCYKIVVNGNQTSTYKHRHTLLQQVNVLEVDGDLSLTSVMV